One genomic window of Phycisphaerales bacterium AB-hyl4 includes the following:
- a CDS encoding DUF4405 domain-containing protein — protein sequence MSTTRGKAGRDFNWRALITFVTTVSFLIMALSGAMLYVAPRGRVANWTNWSLLGLEKEQWADLHMTAALLMLVALSFHLYFNWKPLCHYLKNKTTAHGMRLRELAVACAVGLVVAAGTLADVPPFSTVLMVNERIKDAWEPTAGAIGRAPSTYVQERSVREFADRIGLSLEQMSAALKAHGIEIDDADVPIDALARRHGVSLQQIYEAVHAEGGQAGPVRVGGANREVRGGGGGQFGRITLGELCRHEAVPLAEAVQSLTDEGIEATEASRLRELADRLGMTPRELADWLTRGR from the coding sequence ATGAGCACGACCCGAGGGAAAGCTGGACGCGACTTCAACTGGCGTGCGTTGATCACTTTCGTCACCACCGTGTCGTTTTTGATCATGGCCCTGTCGGGCGCGATGCTCTATGTCGCCCCACGAGGTCGGGTGGCCAACTGGACGAACTGGTCGCTGCTGGGGCTCGAAAAGGAGCAGTGGGCGGATCTCCACATGACGGCGGCGCTGCTGATGCTCGTCGCGCTCAGCTTCCACCTTTACTTCAACTGGAAGCCGTTGTGCCACTACCTCAAGAACAAGACAACCGCTCACGGCATGCGATTGCGGGAACTGGCGGTGGCGTGTGCCGTGGGACTGGTGGTGGCCGCCGGCACGCTGGCCGACGTGCCCCCGTTCAGCACGGTGCTGATGGTCAACGAGCGGATCAAGGACGCGTGGGAGCCCACGGCCGGTGCGATCGGCCGAGCCCCGTCGACCTATGTGCAGGAGCGCAGCGTTCGCGAGTTCGCCGACCGGATAGGGCTGTCGCTGGAGCAGATGTCTGCGGCGTTGAAGGCCCATGGCATTGAAATCGACGATGCGGACGTGCCCATTGATGCGCTGGCGCGACGGCATGGCGTATCCCTGCAGCAGATCTACGAAGCCGTGCATGCGGAAGGCGGACAAGCTGGACCGGTCCGTGTTGGTGGTGCGAATCGAGAAGTACGCGGCGGCGGTGGAGGGCAGTTTGGGCGCATAACATTGGGTGAGCTTTGTCGGCACGAGGCCGTGCCTCTCGCCGAGGCGGTGCAGTCATTGACCGACGAAGGCATCGAAGCGACCGAGGCGAGCCGACTTCGTGAGCTGGCGGACCGGCTCGGCATGACCCCGCGTGAACTGGCGGATTGGCTCACGCGCGGCCGTTGA
- a CDS encoding RNA polymerase sigma factor, whose protein sequence is MTVTDLRTDAELMACLGHGGVVCLGELLQRHQERVRRLAYRLLGRWDLADDVTQDAFLRVRCAAGRYRPEARFTTWLHRVVVNLCHDVQRREQRQPGPLPLVEPGVDDDPGMKMESSESAQRIAAAVWRLPERQRTVLVLHRYEGLSHQQVAAVTGWSASAGESLLVRAYARLREELADLQNA, encoded by the coding sequence GTGACCGTCACTGATTTACGTACCGACGCGGAACTGATGGCCTGCTTGGGACACGGCGGGGTGGTCTGTCTCGGTGAGTTGTTGCAGCGTCATCAGGAACGGGTCCGTCGACTCGCGTATCGGCTGCTGGGCCGATGGGACCTGGCCGACGATGTGACGCAGGACGCGTTTTTGCGGGTGCGGTGTGCGGCCGGTCGCTATCGGCCGGAGGCGCGGTTCACCACCTGGCTGCATCGCGTGGTGGTCAACCTCTGCCACGACGTGCAGCGGCGCGAGCAGCGCCAGCCGGGGCCGTTGCCGCTGGTGGAGCCGGGTGTCGACGACGATCCGGGCATGAAAATGGAATCGAGCGAATCCGCCCAGCGCATCGCCGCGGCGGTGTGGCGGTTGCCCGAACGCCAACGGACTGTGCTGGTGCTGCATCGCTACGAAGGGCTGTCGCATCAGCAGGTCGCGGCGGTGACCGGCTGGAGCGCGTCGGCCGGCGAGTCGCTGCTCGTGCGGGCCTATGCCCGCCTGCGTGAGGAACTAGCGGATTTGCAGAATGCTTAA
- a CDS encoding rhodanese-like domain-containing protein — MTMTASTIEPQQVHQAIENKEPARLIDVRTPGEYASEHVEQAESMPLDQLDPEALKADNGAPLYLFCRTGNRAAQASEKLTAAGLADVRVVEGGLEGWKQAGLPVKRGKGVISLERQVRIGAGALVLIGVLLGWFVHPGLHAIALFVGGGLMFAGITDWCGMAMVLAKLPWNRRGTKPDRGAGGDGGGATCST, encoded by the coding sequence ATGACGATGACCGCTTCAACCATTGAGCCACAACAGGTGCATCAGGCAATTGAAAACAAGGAGCCGGCCCGGCTGATCGACGTCCGGACACCGGGCGAATACGCTTCCGAGCACGTCGAGCAGGCGGAGTCGATGCCGCTGGACCAGTTGGATCCGGAGGCGCTGAAGGCAGACAACGGCGCGCCCCTCTACCTGTTCTGCCGCACGGGGAATCGCGCGGCGCAAGCCTCTGAGAAGTTGACGGCCGCGGGACTCGCCGACGTGCGCGTCGTCGAGGGCGGCCTCGAGGGATGGAAGCAGGCCGGGCTGCCGGTGAAGCGAGGCAAGGGCGTGATCTCCCTGGAGCGGCAGGTGCGCATCGGTGCCGGCGCACTGGTGCTCATCGGCGTGCTGCTCGGCTGGTTTGTGCATCCCGGGCTGCATGCCATCGCCCTGTTCGTCGGCGGCGGGCTGATGTTCGCAGGCATCACGGACTGGTGCGGCATGGCAATGGTGCTGGCGAAGCTGCCGTGGAACCGACGCGGAACGAAGCCCGATCGTGGGGCCGGCGGCGACGGCGGCGGCGCAACATGCTCAACGTGA